Proteins encoded together in one Onychomys torridus chromosome 1, mOncTor1.1, whole genome shotgun sequence window:
- the LOC118575562 gene encoding olfactory receptor 51B4 yields the protein MWSNNSDAPFLLTGFLGLEAIHHWISIPFFVIYFSIILGNGTLLFIIWNDHSLHEPMYYFLAVLASTDLGMTLTTMPTVLGVLVLNQREIVHGACFIQSYFIHSLAIVESGVLLAMAYDRFVAIRTPLHYNSILTNSKVMKVALGVLLRGFVTIVPPILPLFWFPYCRSHVLSHAFCLHQDVMKLACADITFNRVYPVVLVALTFFLDALIIVFSYVLILKTVMGIASGEERAKALNTCVSHISCVLVFYITVIGLTFIHRFGKHAPHVVHITMSYVYFLFPPFMNPIIYSIKTKQIQKSILRLLSVHSRI from the coding sequence ATGTGGTCCAACAATAGTGATGCTCCTTTCTTGCTGACTGGCTTCCTGGGTTTGGAAGCAATTCACCACTGGATCTCTATCCCATTCTTTGTCATCTACTTCTCCATCATTTTAGGGAATGGCACACTTCTCTTCATCATTTGGAATGACCACAGCCTTCATGAGCCCATGTACTACTTCCTTGCTGTGCTGGCAAGTACAGACCTTGGGATGACACTAACCACAATGCCCACAGTGCTGGGTGTCCTGGTGCTGAACCAGAGGGAGATTGTACATGGAGCATGTTTCATTCAGTCCTACTTCATCCACTCATTAGCTATTGTAGAATCAGGAGTCTTGCTtgccatggcctatgaccgctttGTTGCTATCCGCACACCTCTGCATTACAACTCCATCCTTACCAATTCCAAAGTAATGAAGGTTGCACTGGGGGTACTGCTGCGAGGTTTTGTGACTATTGTGCCCCCAATCCTGCCCCTCTTTTGGTTTCCATACTGCCGTtcccatgttctttctcatgCCTTCTGCCTCCACCAAGATGTCATGAAACTTGCATGTGCTGACATCACCTTTAACCGTGTATACCCAGTTGTTTTGGTTGCCTTGACTTTCTTTCTTGATGCACTGATCATCGTCTTCTCTTATGTCCTCATTCTGAAGACAGTTATGGGCATCGCCTCTGGAGAGGAGAGAGCAAAGGCTCTCAACACCTGTGTTTCTCACATTAGTTGTGTCCTGGTCTTTTACATCACTGTGATTGGTCTGACCTTCATCCACCGGTTTGGAAAGCATGCcccacatgtggtgcatataacCATGAGCTATGtctactttctctttcctccatttatGAACCCCATCATTTACAGCATCAAGACCAAGCAGATTCAGAAGAGCATCCTCCGTCTACTATCTGTACACAGTAggatttaa